Proteins from one Sabethes cyaneus chromosome 2, idSabCyanKW18_F2, whole genome shotgun sequence genomic window:
- the LOC128736675 gene encoding dynein light chain Tctex-type 5-like, giving the protein MEEQTAAGSASPATTTSVATAGATTVPSIALAGSTGLPLRKQAPNVSGTASSKRGRFFGSAFNITNRYRANSSNLGKVSLAITNLKVINNVPLPPPICAMVSSDTPPLLKYQPTYQLESKNPFNREACEDILRESLDKSLQGVEYNSYFAPSLCQQICEDVKTKVKELNFDRYKIVVTVTMGERYMQGIKMMSECLWDPQRDNCASCIYDSSPSLFAVATIYAIYFD; this is encoded by the exons ATGGAG GAGCAAACAGCGGCGGGTTCCGCATCGCCAGCAACCACAACCTCTGTGGCCACAGCGGGAGCCACAACGGTTCCGTCAATCGCACTGGCAGGAAGCACCGGCCTGCCACTACGCAAACAAGCTCCGAATGTTAGTGGAACTGCCAGTTCGAAAAGGGGACGCTTTTTCGGGTCTGCGTTCAATATCACCAATCGCTATCGGGCCAACAGTAGCAACTTGGGAAAGGTCAGTCTGGCCATAACCAATCTAAAGGTGATCAATAACGTACCTTTGCCGCCGCCGATCTGTGCCATGGTCTCATCTGATACGCCGCCGCTGTTGAAGTATCAACCGACCTACCAGCTGGAATCGAAGAACCCATTTAATCGGGAAGCGTGCGAGGACATCTTACGGGAATCACTGGATAAGTCCCTTCAGGGCGTTGAGTACAATTCCTACTTTGCCCCGTCGCTCTGCCAGCAAATTTGCGAGGATGTGAAGACGAAAGTTAAGGAGCTAAACTTTGACCG ATATAAAATTGTCGTTACTGTTACGATGGGTGAACGCTACATGCAGGGAATCAAAATGATGTCTGAATGCTTGTGGGATCCGCAACGTGATAACTGTGCATCTTGTATTTATGATTCATCACCTAGTCTGTTTGCTGTCGCTACGATTTATGCTATCTATTTCGATTGA